The Mycolicibacterium lutetiense genome window below encodes:
- a CDS encoding Ms4527A family Cys-rich leader peptide, which produces MAGVTAAHNSSTRIALVARRHVDFKRVCSCCCLP; this is translated from the coding sequence ATGGCCGGCGTGACTGCCGCCCACAACAGCTCCACCCGCATTGCGCTGGTGGCTCGTCGGCATGTCGATTTCAAGCGCGTATGTAGCTGTTGCTGTCTGCCCTGA
- a CDS encoding NAD(P)/FAD-dependent oxidoreductase, whose protein sequence is MSTPTKHEVLIIGGGTAGITVAARLLRKHYTDVAIIEPSDKHYYQPLWTLVGGGQATAAETERAEASVMPRGATWIKSAVTSVDPDGNTVTCADGTTYGYDVLVVAPGIQLDWERTEGLTDTLGKDGVSSNYRFDLAPRTWEFIRNTRSGTAVFTMPSGPIKCAGAPQKIAYLACDHWRREGVLDDIDVHLVVPTPRIFGIPAIADNLDKVIADYGITLHTGSEVRSIDSASRKATMTNLADGIETTLPYDVLHAVPHQSAPDWIKNSPLSTSHVGGDANGYVDIDKHTMQHVRYSNVFALGDAGSSPNSKTGAAIRKQAPAVVENIGAVLSGRPLPGAYDGYASCPIVTSSREMLLAEFDYDFALKPSFPLLDPVKPHRPYWLLKKYGLPSMYWNLMLKGLA, encoded by the coding sequence ATGTCCACCCCAACCAAGCATGAGGTCCTGATCATCGGCGGCGGCACGGCCGGGATCACCGTGGCGGCCCGGTTGCTGCGCAAGCACTACACCGACGTGGCGATCATCGAGCCGTCCGACAAGCACTACTACCAGCCGTTGTGGACCCTCGTGGGTGGCGGGCAGGCCACAGCCGCCGAAACCGAGCGTGCCGAAGCGTCCGTGATGCCGCGCGGCGCCACCTGGATCAAGAGCGCGGTGACCTCCGTCGACCCGGACGGCAACACCGTCACATGTGCTGATGGGACGACATACGGCTATGACGTGCTGGTCGTGGCCCCAGGCATCCAGCTCGACTGGGAACGCACCGAAGGCCTGACCGACACCCTCGGCAAAGACGGCGTGTCGTCGAACTACCGCTTCGACCTCGCCCCGCGCACATGGGAATTCATCCGCAACACCCGATCCGGCACCGCGGTGTTCACCATGCCTTCGGGACCGATCAAGTGCGCCGGCGCACCCCAGAAGATCGCCTACCTGGCCTGCGACCACTGGCGACGCGAAGGCGTACTCGACGACATCGACGTGCACCTGGTCGTCCCGACCCCGCGGATCTTCGGCATCCCCGCGATTGCCGACAACCTGGACAAGGTCATCGCCGACTACGGCATCACACTGCACACCGGAAGTGAAGTGCGGTCCATCGATTCGGCTTCACGCAAGGCGACGATGACGAACCTCGCCGATGGCATCGAGACCACCCTGCCCTACGACGTCCTACATGCGGTCCCGCACCAGTCGGCACCGGACTGGATCAAGAACAGCCCGCTGTCCACGAGCCATGTCGGCGGGGACGCCAACGGCTACGTGGACATCGACAAACACACGATGCAGCACGTGCGCTACTCGAACGTTTTTGCCCTCGGCGACGCGGGTTCGTCGCCGAACTCGAAAACCGGTGCAGCCATTCGTAAGCAGGCCCCCGCCGTCGTGGAGAACATCGGTGCGGTGCTCAGCGGTCGCCCCTTGCCCGGGGCCTACGACGGCTACGCCTCCTGCCCCATCGTCACCTCTTCGCGCGAGATGCTGCTGGCCGAGTTCGACTACGACTTCGCGCTCAAACCGTCCTTCCCCCTGCTCGATCCGGTCAAGCCGCACCGGCCGTACTGGTTGCTGAAGAAGTACGGGCTGCCCTCCATGTACTGGAACCTGATGTTGAAAGGTCTCGCCTGA
- a CDS encoding rhodanese-like domain-containing protein has translation MSTTSTIDAAELNELKQTGNGPRLIDVRTPGEFETAHIAGAYNVPLDLLQEHRDEIAQHLDENVVLICRSGQRAGTAGQTLRDAGLPNVAILDGGMTAWQDKGFGVRRGAQRWDLERQVRLVAGSIVLSSVLGSIAAPKLKWVAAAIGAGLSTAALTNTCAMGMMLAKLPYNRGASCDAQSVVEQLIGSKQTPSGMLA, from the coding sequence ATGTCCACCACGTCGACCATCGACGCCGCCGAACTGAACGAACTCAAGCAGACCGGTAACGGCCCGCGGCTCATCGACGTCCGCACACCCGGCGAATTCGAAACCGCCCATATCGCAGGCGCTTACAACGTGCCATTGGATCTGCTGCAGGAACACCGGGACGAGATCGCCCAGCACCTCGACGAGAACGTCGTGCTGATCTGTCGCTCCGGGCAGCGGGCGGGCACCGCCGGCCAGACCCTGCGCGACGCCGGTCTACCGAATGTCGCGATCCTCGACGGCGGCATGACCGCCTGGCAGGACAAGGGATTCGGGGTGCGTCGCGGTGCGCAGCGGTGGGACCTGGAACGCCAGGTCCGCCTGGTTGCGGGGTCGATCGTGCTGAGCAGCGTCCTGGGCAGCATCGCGGCACCCAAGCTGAAGTGGGTTGCCGCGGCAATCGGTGCGGGGTTGTCCACCGCAGCGCTGACCAACACCTGCGCCATGGGCATGATGCTGGCGAAGCTGCCCTACAACCGGGGTGCGTCGTGCGATGCCCAGAGCGTCGTCGAGCAGCTGATCGGTTCCAAGCAAACACCTTCCGGCATGTTGGCATGA
- a CDS encoding sulfite exporter TauE/SafE family protein translates to MIAVAVVLAVLVGVSLGLLGGGGSILTVPLLAYVAGMEAKQAIATSLVVVGVTSTVSAISHARAGRVRWRSALLFGGAGIAGAYAGGAVGRFVPGSVLLIGLAVMMIATALAMIKGRNAATSEPAGRTSVAKTAALGLGVGLATGAVGAGGGFLVVPALVMLAGLPMPVAVGTSLVVIALNSFAGLAGHLNSVVIDWPVAAMVTAAAVLGSLLGARLTSRVNPDALRQGFGWFVLIMAAVILGEELHPIAGLVTATLIGLAALGRFSCRRFHWCPMRALFGPPTVAT, encoded by the coding sequence ATGATCGCCGTCGCTGTCGTGCTGGCCGTCCTGGTCGGGGTGTCCCTCGGACTCCTCGGAGGGGGCGGCTCGATCCTGACCGTTCCACTGCTGGCCTACGTCGCCGGTATGGAGGCCAAGCAGGCGATCGCCACGTCGCTTGTCGTGGTCGGGGTCACCAGCACGGTCAGCGCCATTTCACATGCACGAGCGGGCCGGGTCCGGTGGCGCAGTGCCCTGCTGTTCGGGGGGGCCGGGATTGCAGGGGCCTATGCGGGCGGCGCCGTCGGGCGCTTCGTCCCGGGATCGGTCCTACTGATCGGGCTGGCGGTCATGATGATCGCCACTGCGCTGGCAATGATCAAGGGCCGCAACGCCGCCACATCCGAGCCGGCGGGCCGGACCTCGGTCGCCAAGACCGCCGCACTGGGGCTCGGCGTGGGCCTGGCCACCGGCGCCGTCGGCGCCGGAGGCGGCTTCCTGGTGGTACCGGCCCTGGTCATGCTGGCCGGGCTGCCGATGCCGGTCGCGGTCGGCACCTCACTGGTCGTGATTGCACTGAACTCCTTCGCCGGTCTGGCCGGTCACCTGAACAGCGTCGTCATCGACTGGCCGGTGGCCGCCATGGTCACCGCCGCCGCGGTGCTGGGCAGCCTGCTCGGCGCTCGGCTGACGTCGCGGGTGAATCCTGATGCGCTGCGCCAAGGATTCGGCTGGTTCGTCTTGATCATGGCCGCGGTGATCCTTGGTGAGGAACTGCACCCGATAGCCGGACTGGTCACCGCCACGCTGATCGGACTTGCCGCATTGGGCAGATTCAGCTGCCGACGATTCCACTGGTGTCCGATGCGGGCACTGTTCGGACCACCTACCGTCGCTACATAA
- a CDS encoding nitrite/sulfite reductase produces the protein MTTPEAPARPAKRPRDEGQWALGNREPLNHNEQFKQEDDALNVRDRILNVYSRDGFASIAMDDLRGRFRWMGLYTQRTEGYDGTFTGDDNADLLEAEYFMMRVRTDGKAMSAQAIRTLGQISVDFARDSADITDRENLQYHWLRIEDIPEVWRRLDEVGLQTMEACGDCPRGMLGSPLAGDSLVEVLDPTPALKEIEERYIGNPEFSNLPRKFKTAVSGLQDVAHEINDVSFIGVNHPEHGPGLDLWVGGGLSTNPMLAQRVGVWVPLDEVAEVWAGVVGIFRDYGYRRLRSKARLKFLIKDWGVEKFREILEQEYLKRPLIDGPAPEQVPHTVDHVGVQKIRNGLNAVGVSAIAGRVSGTILTKVADLMEAAGSDRARMTAYQKLIILDVADDKLDALRAGLDALGLQSQPSHWRQNLMACTGIEYCKLSFADTRGRAQTLVPELEARLGDLNAELDVPVTVNINGCPNSCARIQVADIGFKGQMVDDGNGPEEGFQVHLGGSLGLDSGFGRKLRQHKVLATELGDYIERIVRNFVKQREGGERFAQWAVRADEDDLR, from the coding sequence GTGACAACCCCCGAGGCCCCCGCCCGCCCCGCCAAACGCCCCCGCGATGAAGGCCAGTGGGCGCTCGGCAACCGCGAGCCGCTCAACCACAACGAGCAGTTCAAGCAGGAAGACGACGCACTCAATGTGCGTGACCGCATCCTCAACGTCTACTCGCGTGATGGCTTTGCCAGCATCGCCATGGACGACCTGCGCGGCCGATTCCGGTGGATGGGCCTCTACACCCAGCGCACCGAAGGCTACGACGGCACCTTCACCGGTGACGACAACGCCGACCTGCTCGAGGCCGAGTACTTCATGATGCGGGTGCGCACCGACGGCAAGGCGATGTCGGCGCAGGCCATCCGCACCCTCGGACAGATTTCGGTCGACTTCGCACGCGACAGCGCTGACATCACCGACCGGGAGAACCTGCAGTACCACTGGCTGCGTATCGAGGACATCCCCGAGGTGTGGCGCCGCCTCGACGAGGTCGGGCTGCAGACCATGGAGGCCTGCGGTGACTGCCCGCGTGGCATGTTGGGCTCGCCGTTGGCCGGCGATTCGCTGGTCGAAGTACTGGACCCGACGCCCGCGCTGAAGGAGATCGAAGAGCGTTACATCGGCAATCCGGAATTCTCCAACCTGCCGCGCAAATTCAAGACCGCCGTCTCGGGTCTGCAGGATGTCGCCCACGAGATCAACGACGTGTCGTTCATCGGGGTCAACCACCCCGAGCACGGGCCCGGCCTGGATCTGTGGGTCGGCGGCGGCCTGTCGACGAACCCGATGCTGGCGCAGCGCGTCGGCGTGTGGGTCCCACTGGACGAGGTGGCCGAAGTGTGGGCCGGCGTCGTCGGGATCTTCCGTGACTACGGTTACCGCCGTCTGCGTTCGAAGGCCCGGCTGAAGTTCCTGATCAAGGACTGGGGCGTTGAAAAATTCAGGGAAATTCTCGAGCAGGAATACCTGAAGCGCCCCCTCATCGACGGCCCGGCGCCCGAGCAGGTGCCACACACCGTCGACCACGTCGGCGTGCAGAAGATCCGCAACGGCCTCAACGCTGTCGGCGTCTCGGCGATCGCCGGGCGGGTTTCGGGCACCATCTTGACCAAGGTTGCCGATCTGATGGAGGCCGCCGGTTCTGACCGCGCCCGGATGACGGCGTACCAGAAGCTGATCATCCTCGATGTCGCCGACGACAAGCTCGATGCCTTGCGCGCCGGCCTGGACGCGCTGGGCCTGCAGTCGCAGCCCTCGCACTGGCGTCAAAACCTCATGGCCTGCACCGGCATCGAGTACTGCAAGCTGAGCTTCGCCGACACCCGCGGCCGGGCCCAGACACTGGTGCCCGAGCTCGAGGCACGGCTGGGCGACCTCAACGCCGAGCTGGACGTGCCCGTCACCGTCAACATCAACGGCTGCCCCAACTCGTGCGCCCGCATCCAGGTCGCCGACATCGGCTTCAAGGGCCAGATGGTGGACGACGGCAACGGTCCCGAGGAAGGCTTCCAGGTCCATCTCGGCGGCAGCCTCGGTCTGGACAGCGGTTTCGGACGCAAGCTGCGCCAGCACAAGGTGCTGGCCACCGAGCTCGGCGACTACATCGAGCGGATCGTCCGCAATTTCGTGAAACAACGCGAGGGCGGCGAGCGTTTCGCCCAGTGGGCCGTTCGTGCCGACGAAGACGACTTGAGGTGA
- a CDS encoding metal-sensitive transcriptional regulator, which produces MVCDEESIAAILNRLRRAQGQLAGVISMIEQGRDCKDVVTQLAAVSRALDRAGFKIVATSLRECMAGTRADGAAPMDVADLEKLFLTLA; this is translated from the coding sequence ATGGTCTGCGACGAAGAGTCCATCGCGGCCATCCTGAACCGGCTGCGTCGCGCCCAGGGCCAGCTGGCCGGCGTGATCTCGATGATCGAGCAGGGCCGCGACTGCAAGGACGTGGTCACCCAGCTCGCCGCCGTCTCCCGCGCGCTGGACCGGGCCGGATTCAAGATTGTCGCGACCAGCCTGCGCGAGTGCATGGCCGGCACGCGTGCGGACGGTGCCGCGCCGATGGACGTCGCCGACTTGGAGAAGTTGTTCCTGACCCTGGCCTGA
- a CDS encoding sulfate/molybdate ABC transporter ATP-binding protein: MTDAIVVRGANKHYGDFAALDNIDFEVPSGSLTALLGPSGSGKSTLLRAIAGLDQPDTGTITINGRDVTGIPPQRRDIGFVFQHYAAFKHLTVRDNVAFGLKIRKRPKSEVKEKVDNLLEVVGLAGFQTRYPNQLSGGQRQRMALARALAVDPQVLLLDEPFGALDAKVRDDLRTWLRRLHDEVHVTTVLVTHDQAEALDVADRIAVLNKGRIEQVGSPTEVYDEPANAFVMSFLGAVSELNGILVRPHDIRVGRTPELAVAAGDGTAEATGVLRATIDRIVMLGFEVRVELTGAATHVPFTAQITRGDAEALGLREGDTVYVRATRVPQIAGGTQSLASNEALTVH, from the coding sequence ATCGTGGTTCGGGGCGCCAACAAGCATTACGGCGATTTTGCGGCGCTCGACAACATCGACTTCGAGGTGCCGTCGGGTTCGTTGACGGCACTGCTGGGCCCGAGTGGTTCGGGCAAGTCCACCCTGTTGCGCGCCATCGCGGGCCTGGATCAGCCCGACACCGGGACCATCACCATCAACGGGCGGGACGTCACCGGGATACCGCCGCAGCGCCGCGATATCGGATTCGTGTTCCAGCACTATGCGGCGTTCAAGCACCTGACGGTCCGCGACAACGTGGCATTCGGCCTCAAGATCCGTAAGCGTCCCAAGTCCGAGGTCAAGGAGAAGGTCGACAACCTGCTGGAAGTGGTGGGACTGGCCGGTTTTCAGACCCGCTACCCCAACCAGCTCTCCGGCGGTCAGCGCCAGCGGATGGCACTGGCGCGGGCGCTGGCGGTGGACCCGCAGGTGCTGCTGCTCGACGAGCCGTTCGGCGCGCTGGACGCCAAGGTGCGCGACGACCTCCGGACCTGGCTGCGCCGCCTGCACGACGAGGTGCACGTCACCACGGTGCTTGTGACGCACGACCAGGCGGAGGCGCTGGATGTGGCGGACCGGATCGCGGTGCTCAACAAGGGGCGCATCGAACAGGTCGGCTCGCCGACCGAGGTGTATGACGAGCCTGCCAACGCCTTCGTAATGTCGTTCCTCGGCGCGGTGTCCGAGCTCAATGGAATTCTGGTGCGGCCGCATGATATTCGGGTCGGGCGTACGCCCGAGCTGGCCGTTGCCGCCGGTGACGGCACGGCCGAGGCCACCGGGGTGCTGCGGGCCACCATCGACCGGATCGTGATGCTGGGCTTCGAGGTGCGAGTCGAACTGACCGGTGCTGCAACCCATGTGCCGTTCACCGCCCAGATCACCCGCGGTGACGCCGAGGCGCTCGGGTTGCGGGAGGGCGACACGGTCTATGTGCGGGCTACGCGGGTTCCGCAGATCGCCGGGGGCACGCAGAGTCTGGCGAGCAACGAAGCGCTGACCGTCCACTGA
- the hemW gene encoding radical SAM family heme chaperone HemW, translating to MNTRTAPVGQPQLVPMPGRAFGIYIHVPFCATRCGYCDFNTYTPAELGGANPDGWLAALRIELALAAATVGSVPVQTVFVGGGTPSLLGGAGLAAVLGAVRDNFELAADAEVTTEANPESTSPELFAMLREAGYTRISLGMQSAAPQVLAVLDRTHSPGRAPAAALEARVAGFEHVNIDLIYGTPGETDDDLRRSIDVAVGAGADHVSAYSLIVEDGTALARRVRRGEVIRPDDDVLAQRYELLDGRLSAAGLSWYEVSNWSREGGECRHNLGYWGGGEWWGAGPGAHGFLGATRWWNVKHPNAYAQSLGENRLPIADFEELGARDRHVEEVMLRVRVRDGLPVALLDADELARAETLCGEGLLLRRGDALVLTDRGRLLADGVVRDLLG from the coding sequence ATGAACACCCGCACGGCACCCGTCGGTCAACCGCAGTTGGTCCCGATGCCGGGGCGCGCGTTCGGCATCTATATCCACGTGCCGTTCTGCGCGACGCGATGTGGATACTGCGACTTCAACACCTATACGCCGGCCGAATTGGGGGGAGCGAACCCCGACGGCTGGCTGGCCGCGCTGCGCATCGAACTGGCCCTGGCGGCCGCCACCGTCGGTTCCGTACCCGTCCAGACGGTGTTCGTGGGCGGTGGCACACCTTCGTTGCTCGGCGGTGCCGGTCTGGCCGCGGTACTCGGTGCGGTCCGTGACAACTTCGAGCTGGCTGCCGACGCCGAGGTGACCACCGAGGCCAACCCGGAATCCACCTCTCCGGAACTGTTCGCGATGTTGCGCGAGGCCGGCTACACCCGGATATCGCTGGGCATGCAGTCGGCCGCGCCGCAGGTCCTGGCGGTGCTGGACCGAACGCATTCCCCGGGTCGCGCGCCCGCGGCGGCCCTGGAGGCCAGGGTCGCAGGGTTCGAGCACGTCAACATCGACCTGATCTACGGCACGCCGGGGGAGACCGACGACGACCTGCGGCGTTCGATCGACGTTGCGGTGGGCGCGGGTGCCGACCATGTGTCCGCGTATTCGCTGATCGTCGAGGACGGCACGGCCCTGGCTCGCCGAGTGCGCCGCGGCGAGGTCATCCGGCCCGACGACGACGTACTCGCGCAGCGCTACGAACTGCTCGACGGCCGGCTGTCGGCGGCGGGTCTGAGCTGGTACGAGGTGTCGAACTGGAGCCGCGAGGGCGGCGAGTGCCGGCACAACCTCGGCTACTGGGGCGGTGGCGAATGGTGGGGCGCCGGACCGGGAGCGCACGGCTTCCTGGGTGCTACCCGATGGTGGAACGTCAAGCACCCCAATGCTTATGCGCAGTCTCTCGGCGAAAATCGGTTGCCGATAGCTGATTTCGAGGAGCTCGGTGCTCGTGACCGGCATGTGGAGGAAGTGATGCTGCGGGTCAGGGTGCGCGACGGCCTTCCGGTGGCGCTCCTCGACGCCGACGAACTGGCTCGCGCCGAAACGCTTTGTGGCGAAGGTCTTCTTCTTCGGCGGGGCGATGCCCTGGTGTTGACCGACCGTGGTCGCCTGCTCGCCGACGGAGTCGTGCGCGACCTGCTGGGGTAG
- a CDS encoding sirohydrochlorin chelatase, whose translation MTLVLTAHGSADPRSSANAHAIGGHLRRLLPDTEVRVAFCEQNAPNLTEVLPDVAPGAVVVPLLLGSAYHARVDIPELIAGSGAVVTQADVLGDDPRLLQVVRERLTAVGVSRFDADLGVILVGVGSSHPAANARTAALAGVLAEGTRWAGTEVAFATGQTPSLPEAVERVRRRGARRLVIAPWFLAHGRITDRVAEFACATGIPMAEPLGPHRLVAATVLDRYEEALAARSAGFAA comes from the coding sequence ATGACACTCGTTCTCACCGCACACGGCAGCGCAGACCCGCGTTCGTCGGCGAACGCCCACGCCATCGGCGGGCATCTGCGCCGCCTGCTGCCCGACACCGAGGTACGGGTGGCGTTCTGTGAGCAGAACGCGCCCAACCTCACCGAGGTGCTGCCCGACGTCGCGCCGGGCGCCGTGGTGGTGCCGCTGCTGCTAGGCAGCGCCTATCACGCGCGGGTCGACATTCCCGAGCTGATCGCGGGCTCGGGCGCCGTGGTAACCCAGGCCGACGTGCTCGGCGATGATCCCCGTCTGCTGCAGGTGGTGCGGGAGCGGCTGACCGCGGTGGGAGTGTCCCGCTTCGACGCCGACCTCGGCGTGATCCTGGTCGGCGTGGGATCGTCCCATCCCGCCGCGAATGCGCGTACGGCGGCTCTGGCCGGTGTTCTCGCCGAGGGCACCCGCTGGGCCGGCACCGAGGTGGCATTCGCCACAGGCCAGACGCCGTCCCTGCCGGAGGCCGTCGAGCGCGTGCGCCGACGCGGCGCCCGTCGCCTGGTGATCGCCCCCTGGTTTCTGGCACATGGCCGCATCACCGATCGGGTCGCTGAATTCGCCTGCGCTACAGGAATTCCGATGGCTGAACCGCTCGGTCCGCACCGCTTGGTGGCGGCCACGGTGCTGGATCGCTACGAAGAGGCACTGGCCGCCCGCAGCGCCGGTTTCGCCGCCTGA
- a CDS encoding MBL fold metallo-hydrolase produces MKFIQYYLDCLSHASYLIGDESTGRAVVVDPQRDVSEYVADAEKLGLHIELVIETHFHADFLSGHLELADATGATIVYSSVAAPEFDFMGVEDSQRYSLGDVTLEFRHTPGHTPESMSIVVYEHADDTEPYGVLTGDTLFIGDVGRPDLLASIGFTRDELADKLYHSLHEKLIPLPDATRVFPAHGAGSACGKNLSTELSSTMGEQKQTNYALRAPDKQTFIELVTAGQPPAPGYFVYDAILNRKDRELLDETTPPPAMDYEQVREAEAGGAVLIDGRDPEEFALGHLRGAINIGLAGRYAEFAGSVVKPDTDIILITDSGQELEGKNRLARIGFDRVSGYLDGPEQTMFTHRDDVEVASRLTAQAFDERAAEVAGLQIVDVRNPGETEAGMIPGAIGIPVGQLPERIGELEPERPTVVYCAGGYRSSVAASLLRSHGFSDVSDILGGYGAWSEMHQVA; encoded by the coding sequence ATGAAGTTCATCCAGTACTACCTGGACTGTCTGTCCCACGCGTCCTACCTGATCGGCGACGAATCGACCGGACGCGCCGTCGTCGTCGACCCACAGCGCGACGTCTCCGAATACGTGGCCGACGCCGAAAAGTTGGGGCTGCACATCGAGCTGGTCATCGAGACCCACTTCCACGCCGACTTCCTCTCCGGCCACCTCGAGCTGGCCGACGCGACCGGCGCGACCATCGTGTACTCGTCGGTCGCCGCACCCGAGTTCGATTTCATGGGCGTCGAGGACAGCCAGCGGTACTCACTGGGTGACGTGACCCTGGAATTCCGCCACACCCCCGGACACACCCCCGAATCGATGAGCATCGTCGTCTACGAACACGCCGACGACACCGAGCCCTACGGCGTGCTCACCGGTGACACCTTGTTCATCGGCGATGTCGGTCGCCCCGACCTGCTGGCCTCGATCGGCTTCACCCGGGACGAACTGGCCGACAAGCTGTACCACTCGCTGCACGAGAAACTGATACCGCTGCCCGATGCCACCCGGGTCTTCCCGGCCCACGGCGCGGGTTCGGCCTGTGGCAAGAACCTGTCCACCGAACTGTCGTCCACCATGGGTGAGCAGAAGCAGACCAACTACGCCCTGCGTGCACCGGACAAGCAGACCTTCATCGAGCTGGTCACCGCCGGACAACCGCCCGCCCCCGGCTACTTCGTGTACGACGCGATCTTGAACCGCAAGGATCGCGAACTGCTCGATGAGACCACGCCCCCACCGGCGATGGACTATGAGCAGGTACGCGAGGCGGAGGCCGGCGGAGCGGTCTTGATCGACGGCCGCGACCCCGAGGAGTTCGCGCTCGGGCACCTGCGCGGCGCAATCAACATCGGGCTGGCCGGCCGCTACGCGGAATTCGCCGGTTCGGTGGTCAAACCGGATACCGACATCATCCTGATCACGGATTCGGGGCAGGAGCTGGAAGGCAAGAACCGGTTGGCCCGCATCGGATTCGATCGGGTGAGCGGTTACCTGGACGGACCCGAGCAGACGATGTTCACCCACCGCGACGACGTGGAGGTGGCCTCGCGGTTGACCGCGCAGGCATTCGACGAACGCGCTGCCGAAGTCGCCGGCCTGCAGATCGTGGACGTCCGCAATCCCGGTGAGACCGAGGCGGGCATGATCCCAGGTGCCATCGGCATTCCCGTGGGCCAGCTGCCCGAACGGATCGGCGAGCTCGAACCAGAGCGCCCGACCGTGGTGTACTGCGCTGGGGGCTACCGGTCCTCGGTGGCCGCGAGCCTGCTGCGGTCACATGGCTTCAGCGACGTCAGTGACATCCTGGGTGGCTACGGCGCCTGGTCCGAGATGCACCAGGTCGCCTGA
- a CDS encoding phosphoadenylyl-sulfate reductase gives MTTLTETELIELAERGAAELADAGAEELLRWTDKHFGGNYVVASNMQDAVLVEMAAKVRPGVDVLFLDTGYHFAETIGTRDAVEQVYGVNVVNVHPENSVAQQDELHGKDLFARDAAACCRMRKVEPLGKALAGYTAWVTGIRRVEAPTRANAPLISWDAAFGLVKINPIAAWSDEEMQAYIDANDILVNPLVYEGYPSIGCAPCTAKPEAGADPRSGRWSGQSKTECGLHAS, from the coding sequence GTGACCACATTGACTGAGACGGAACTGATCGAGCTCGCTGAGCGCGGTGCGGCCGAGCTGGCAGACGCCGGCGCGGAGGAGCTACTGCGCTGGACCGACAAGCATTTCGGCGGCAACTACGTCGTGGCGTCCAACATGCAGGACGCCGTCCTGGTCGAGATGGCGGCCAAGGTACGGCCCGGTGTCGACGTGCTGTTCCTGGACACCGGATACCACTTCGCCGAGACCATCGGCACCCGTGACGCCGTCGAGCAGGTGTACGGCGTCAACGTGGTCAACGTGCACCCCGAGAACTCGGTGGCCCAGCAGGACGAGCTGCACGGCAAGGACCTGTTCGCCCGCGACGCTGCCGCCTGCTGCCGCATGCGCAAGGTCGAGCCGCTGGGCAAGGCCCTGGCGGGTTACACCGCCTGGGTCACCGGCATTCGCCGTGTGGAGGCACCGACCCGCGCCAACGCCCCGTTGATCAGCTGGGACGCCGCCTTCGGCCTGGTCAAGATCAACCCGATCGCGGCCTGGTCCGACGAGGAAATGCAGGCCTACATCGACGCCAACGATATCCTCGTCAATCCCCTTGTCTACGAAGGATATCCGTCCATCGGATGCGCGCCGTGCACCGCGAAACCGGAGGCCGGCGCCGATCCGCGCAGCGGCCGGTGGTCCGGTCAGTCCAAGACGGAGTGCGGGCTGCACGCCTCGTGA